GCAGGGGGGCTGGCACAGGAGACGGCCGAGCGATACCTGTCAGAACCCTACCGGGGCAAGGTCCAAAAGCCCCGCGGATAGATGGGGGTCAGGAGTTTTTCTCGGTGGTGCTCGGCACCTGCGCTGGGCGCGGATTTCCATTGACAACGCCCCGCAGGTTCTGATATACGCCGGGCACCGCCACACAGGAGAGGACCTCTGTATCTTTTAACCCATGATTAGGAGGGCAGCAGATGACGAAAGCGGATATGGTTAGCCGGATGGCCAAGGACGCTAAGGTGACCAAACGGGCCGCCGAGGCGGCGTTGGACAGTGCCCTCAAGGGTATCAAGGATTCATTGAAGAAAGGTAAGAAGGTCACCCTGGTTGGATTCGGAAGCTTTGCCATAGGACGGCGGAAGGCGCGGACGGGCCGGAATCCCCAGACCGGCAGGCCCATTAAGATTCCTGCTGCACGGGTGGTCCGGTTCCGGCCGGGGGCCGAACTCAAGAAGGCCGTGAAGTAACTGAGCACACTGGCACTTTTTCATGATCCGACGTCCAGAAGGGGAGTCGCGAGGCTTCCCTTCTTTCGTTTCTTTCATTGACACCGATGCCGGGATGGCGGAACAGGAAGACGCGACAGACTCAAAATCTGTTGGGCCTTCGGCCCGTGGGGGTTCGACTCCCCCTCTCGGCACCACAAATTCCCGCACCGAGCGTGCCCACCTAACCTCCTGCACCCTGTAGAGCAACCAGGCTGGTTGGGTCCGGTTGCGTCGGTGATGGCTACCCCCGCCCCGCGTTCCTTCCTGCTCCGGTCTTCGTCCTCAAACTGCTCCTCAGTGAATTCGCCGATCTGCTCTACACGAGCCAGCGGATCGTGCCTCAACGGATTCAGCAAGCAGGCTACAAATTCCGCCATCCCACGTTAGAGGAGGCGCTCCGGGCCATCCTGGCCTGAGGCATGGTGCCCGGCAGCGCTTAGCTCTGCGTGTGGGCGTGCACGCCGGCAAGCTCCTCCAGCAGCGTGATGACGGCCGAGTGGTCCAGGCCTCCCCGGCCCTTCACGCGGAGGGCCGAGAAAAGTTCCTGGACGATCGATGTCGTCGGGAGCGGAACCTGTAAGGCCCGGGCGGCCTCCATGATCAGTCCCAGGTCCTTGTAATGGAGGTCAGTTTTGAATCCGGGCTGGAAGTTCCCCTTGATCATCTGCGGCCCCTTCATCTCCAAACACCGGCTACCCGCCATTCCGCCGCTCAAGGCCTGGATCAGACGTTCTAGGTCCAGGCCAGCCTTCGCCCCGAGCGTTAGGGCCTCACCGATGGCGGTGAGGTTGATGGCCACGATC
The Candidatus Methylomirabilota bacterium genome window above contains:
- a CDS encoding HU family DNA-binding protein, with protein sequence MTKADMVSRMAKDAKVTKRAAEAALDSALKGIKDSLKKGKKVTLVGFGSFAIGRRKARTGRNPQTGRPIKIPAARVVRFRPGAELKKAVK